aacatcatgaacgtggtacgcatgtacatatatgtaactGGTCATCTGGTCCTTCCCGTAGGTTCCTCCTTTGCTCCGAATCCTTTGACAGGTTTGTAGAAACTCAATTGTAcaattattggatttttttaCATTGTCTCTAATACTATATCATTATATTATAGTATGCTGGTGCATAGTTTGTTGCATTGAGGCCACACATTATGAACCGATGTGATTAACTCGAGCTCTCTTCAACACAGACCATTAGATTGTCCCTCTTTAGCAGGGATCATGCAGATATTCATCATCCTTTTTCCCATATGTTGAGAAACTAGTTTGACATGTGCTCTCTTTACTTTAGGGTATACTAATATGATTGTTAAGTGTACATTTGATATTACCGAATTTTGGCACCTCTAGTTATCATTATTTTGACATGCTAAACACATAAAGCGAATATTCCTTTTCCAGATACTAATGTACaagatatttcatttcatgCTTTCCTGCACAGTGCCTTCCGGACTAGTATTTGGGAATAATGAACTTCATCGCCTGTTAAATATGATGTCTCTCAATCCGGGCTCATCTTTAATTTTTGTTGGTGATTCATCTATGAGTAAGTGACTATTCCATTCGTCCATACAATTCGAGAACAGTAATTTTGATCTTTGATCTATGATTACATACATTTGCGTCGATTATCAAAAACAAAATCGATCACTGTACATGTTAATATTATTTCTGATGTTATCTTGCACTTCCTTTTTCCAACAGGAAGAGATGACATTATTGAGGAGTGGACAACACAGCACGGTGTGACTGTCATGTTCTTCCAGATGCACACCTTTGAACAGTGTCTTGCTGACTTGATGGAGAAAATCCTCGAGAAGAACCGAATCGACATTTATCGCagaatgtttaattttgttgtCCTCTGTGATGGTATTAGCAACTGTTTGTCACTCATCACAGATATTGTAAGTTTAAcgaattatttgtttcatgcTCATTTACAGAATACATCATTTTCTTATCGTATGCAGGTTATGAGCTGGTTAATTGTAAAAAAGATCAAACAAACAGCTTTTGACATTTCAGTTTTTTCTATGTGCTGCTGCCAAAACTACTGTCACTTCGAATCGTACCCATCCACATTTCTTTACATATGTATCCGTGTAGTCCCAATATATACCCTTCAAAATGTACGGGAATCCAAACTTTGAAGTCATAAAAAGAAAGCCTATTGAGGAACggtacaatgacattcatcttgtctgtgcagcatcatttcacgttatcaccacacgccaACACATTGCATGGGAAGCATGTGGACAACGTGGGATCCTCCTACACATGCATGAGGTGCCATTATGAATCTtaacgtttttcaggcaggtcgataaatcactgtagaatTTTTTCCAGTAATGTTTTTGCATCTGCGTATGGtccacacactactgactgaaaattgtaaacctgaaatgttTATGTCATTCTCCAGTCACCtaaaaaagaacaaataaaaaacagAACGAACAACTTTGCTTCGAATGAAATCCATGCGGTGATGCATTCTTAAagcatccattattattgtatcaacaatgGTTCAAtaccatatatctcccaatatGGAGATATATCTCCATATATCTCCCGATGGCTAGTACACATTCACGATTTGCTCTCTCTGTCCTAGTCCTCTAGAAAAGACAAGGAACATGGACAAGGAACGCTGCTACGTCATTTTTCGAAATGGCTTTTCCTCACTGTGGAGCCACCATTGTTAGCAGACGTGCATGCTGATCTGGACAACATAGCAATTGCAGTCAAGGTGATTAGATAAGAAATATGCTAAAACGAAATGCAACCCAAATGATTGAAGAGACACAGacatatcatctgagtatcaaATTCTTTTTACCACTGAATACTATTTGATTCAACAAGGTGTTATCTACATTCGTTTTCAGGAAAAGAACACGGCTGGTTCCTCGTTTGTGAAAATCAGTACTCTCCTGTGGAAGCCTAACAATCGGAAGTGGTCCCCAGTCGGCCAGATTACACACAACGGGGACATACATTGCACTTTCGATGGTCCACTCTTCCCCAATACAGCATACATATTGAATggaagaaaactgaaaattggcATCTTGGAGGTTAACAACCGCGACCACTTGTACACATTAAAACGGGTTTTGATATTGTCCATCGATTTTTGTAATGTTGAAAACTAGTTTTACAGTAAAACAGTGGTTCTCGCGCAAATTGTTTTAGCATGAACATAAACTCCTACTAGTCAAAATATTCTAACGATAGAAACTTCATTTCCGCAGTGGGGAGAATTTTGCAAGAAATCAACTTCTCCAGTGAATGGGTCCATTGTGTACACTCAAGTATGCAAGGATTTATTCGACAGCCTCAGGGGATGCCTTAATTTTACGTACGTATTTTGAATAACCATCCCAATTATTTGTATCAGTTAGACATTTACCATTGTTACCACTAACGTCATTGTTATCATGGTGCCATAATGGTTATGAGTCAGCTACTGAAATGAATAATATAGGAATATTATAATCGTCCTGTTCAGCTATAATACTAACTCATGTCAAACATGTGATAGatgtaatgttgttttatgaccaAGATGCTTCGATTTCTCTTCAGGTACGAACTGATCGAACCTCCTGACAAGATTTGGGGTGAATTGTCAGAAACATGGAGCGGTCTTCTTGGTATGCTTTCGCGAAACGTAAGGAAATAATGTATTGAGCCCAactgttttcaaacatttaGAGTCCACTGGAACAAAACTTATTGGACTTTTCATTCCCTGGTTTCTTTCAGGAGGTCGACCTTTCTGGCATTCCTTACGTAATCTCCCTCAAGAGAAGCAAGGCCTTTGCATTTTCCTATATACTGTACCACGGAGAATGCGAGGTAGTCCATAGGAAACTGTCAGCTAATGACAACCACTGGATGTTGTTGGTGTCTGTATTTAAATGGGAAGTGTATGCATACGGACTGCTCACGATGGCGTGGTGTATTGGAATCTACACATTGCTGGAACGCTACGGTGTTGGAGATCAACATGAGGAGATTCCTGCATGTCCACCATCAACATCAGATAGTATCTTCATGGCGTTTCGCGTGCCGCTACGGCAAGGTAGATGGATATAGTTGGTCTGACGGAGGgaaataataattttgataatgTACATGTTCAGTACAAACTCCGGAATATGGTCCTTAGTTACTCGAATATGCTGAAATAGTGCAAATAATAAATACTGAAAAGTACATCATTCCGAATGTATCTAtaagatatgtttatgtatagCATTACAATCTCATAATTTTAAACTCCAGAATAAGCCTTTGTAAATCGCTATTTAATTCAGTAAAGTATTTAAGTAAACTGGGTGTACCCACAACGGTGGCACCAATCATAAATAATGACGAAAGCTAGCCAATTCTTCACCTGAAAATTGAGTGAGAAAGCGAATGAGttcagctttacgccgcactaagcaatattccaaatacaaatacatggcGGCGATccgtaaataaccgagtctggaccagacaatccagtgatcagtagcatgagcatcgacctgcgcatttgggaaccgatggcatggtTGCTCGCTgcgtcagcgtgcctgaccactcgatcccgttagcatAGTCGCATTTAGTGGCAAACGTGTGTTGCTGACGATTTCTACCTATTTACAGGTCTTCTCTTGAACAAAGATAATCACAGATGTTACCACTCACAATATGGACTTGCATCGGATATTGATTTCATCACTGATGTATGAAATTTGGACAGATGTCCTCcacagtaaatactggattgcgATTGGTTTTATACCTGGACCAAATTGAGTGGGGGCACAGTCGCGATTGTAAATAGTTCGATTTGGGTGTCTTTATGACGCgcttatggtagaatggagataacgCTATTATGTTGAAACTCGGATGCATATTACGAAATAATAACTCTATTGTTATAATTAATGTTTGGTTTTAAATAATATGCTATTATAAGCTTATTGTATACATCTGGCTTTTAAACACAGTATATGTATCGCTTTAATAAGAAACTATGGCacgatttgtattttttttttagtcGTAAATTCAACGACTGGAATCCTTGCCTTCACAGGTTCTATGCATCCCCCACAGAGCTTGTCTGGCCGTATATTCCATGCAAGCTGGTGGTTGCTTTGCATCACCATTGTCGCAGTCTACACGGGTAATCTGTTAGCAACCATATCAGTGACTAAAGAAGAGATACCCTTCAATACAATGGAAGAGCTTGCAGAAAATGAGGATTTCAAGATTATTCTTCCTAAAGGATCAACTTATGAGGATATGTACAAGGTTAGTATAATTTTTAACTGTGTAATTGCATTGTCGTTATACTTTCTTTAAGTTCGGTACGGTTTTACATGTCGAGAATCACTAAGCTATTTATGTCCTATTTCCCCAAACCACTCTTGTCAGTTAATATATACTGAATGTACTTTCTGAACGATTTTCAGGATAATAATGACAGTGTAAGTAAGAAAATCTGGGCAAAAGTGTTAGACACCCGATCTGCAAACATTCAAGACTCTCTGGACGAGGATTTACATCATAAGATGGTGCTACAGTCTGGTTACTACGCGTACATAACCGGTTCAGTCAAGACTGACTTCATGGAAAAAACTCTCAGTAACCTACGAAGGATGAAATGCAACATTGGCCTGAACTATCTAAGCCTGCCATTCCCCCTCAATTCACCTCTTGCGGAGTTATTTTCAGACAAGTGAGTACTAAAAGCGCAATCTTATATTTGTAGAACTTTCAGAAAAGAACGTGATATAATTCGTTTCCATGTGTGGTCTATTTCGTAACAGTTATCTTCATTATTAAATGTATTCTTTATTAAATGATCTAGGAAGACACAAACATGATAAACCAGTGGGCATTGAAGAACAACGTGCATATCTACAAACATTCGTTTAACACGCAAAAATCATTGAACAGAATAGAAAAGGAATTAGACATTATGACCAAAATGAACAAAGGAAACCCCCCCAAACCCCCATGAAATCCTAAGCAGTTCTATTTATTTACAAAGGTACATGCAATTGTTTTCAGAATCATTCGCCTGTTTGACAACGGCGTGCTGGAAGCTTGGGGTAGGAAATGGTATGGCACACAACAGAAGGACCAAGTACCTGCAATGACAAAGGTTGACCTGTGTAACTTGCGGAGTGTCTGGGTCCTATGTCTATCAGGCATCACAGTAGCCTGTACTATATTAGGAGTTGAACGTGTCCTAGTGTACCGGATAAGGAAAACGTGATTGAATATTATATGTCACGGAATAGGAAAACATAATAGTGGGTGCACTACGTAACCTAGATAATATTAGCATGACATTTTAAGTTTAGCACTATACAGGAATTGCGTGTTCTTTCACTTGTTACTCTTGGCTAAGTATGTTAACCTCATGAAAATCCATCAGGAATTGTGATTTTGCTTGTATTTCTGCGGCTGAAAGACTTTCAATAGACAAGATGGCACCAGTGGGCACCATATATATTTCGGTAGCATGGTCAAGGATATCAGAATACAAAACCATGTATCGGAACATGAATAAATATACAAGCTTCCAAAAACTTTCTATATCCCAGTCCAGATTAAGGGTCAGCGGCCTCTCAATTAAGGGTCAATCGCGACATCAGATAAAGAATCAATATTTGCACATGAACACCTGATATCATCACCATTTGGCAGTGATCACAGCTATGACAAAGTGTTTCAGATATTAGCAAGTGTTAGACGTTATCTGACAACAATTTTCAAAtatgaatcagtgagtgagttcaaccTTACCCCGCGTttcgcaatgttccagcaatatcatgtgagGTTCTTTGGTATGACCTCATCACTAAGCTTCCCAAGCACCACctgtatgtgaatgaataaaaAGGTAAAGCGGTACTATGTGGTTCAGAAACCAACCACACATTTCATTATTCTAGTAAAGCGGCTGTGTAGGAAGTAAAACCTACGATTTTGACCAGAATGAGAAAACGTTTTGGTGATTGTTATGAACAGGCATGCTTTGAAATGTTTGACGTGATGTTTGACGTTGTTGACGTAGTATTCTGCTTACAATTCTGTTTTCCGATTCCGTACTTTTTAAGAGAGTAGTAACTGCACATTTTTGTCTAAACGCCAACAGAAACGTTAACGTCCTTCCTTAATGAACTTCTTAAAATCCTCTCAAAGAAGGATGAAACTTTCTGCTGCGTGGGCGTCCACGTCTTGGTATGTCTACGGTGACTCCAGTCTGTCTGCAGAAATTGCAATGTCATGTAGTAATGAATTAAACGTGATTCATTTTACAACAACTTTTTCTGTTTGTGAGTCCTATGGTGTTTAtgtcttgaaacatcacaacaaaacacatgtgcaccATCCGTAAAATACCCGACGGCGTATTTAACGGCATGATTTTCAATACCGACGTGTAGTGTCACAGAACACACAATGTACATGCAATGCACGTGAACGTTATGGATCAAATAGTCTCAATGATGGGTATAAAAGGTTGTCGTAGTCTGTCACTGATTATTCactgtatttggaatattgttcacGAACGCAACATGTCACGTCTAAGTGAAGACAATCGTCATATCGAAATTGGTCTGCTGAAAGCTGATCAGTCTCAACATGCAGTTGCTTGACGCATGAATGTTCACCAAAGCACCGTTTCACAGCTTTGGGAGAGATATCGCCGGCAGAATTCGGTAGCAGATGCCCCTCGTATTGAGCGACCTCGAGCGACCACTGCGGCACAGGATCGCTCCATCCGGGTACATCACCTGCCTCATCGAACAGCTACCCAGATGGACAGATTTCTCCGAGACATTGTTATGATGTGGGGGAATTACCTTGGAGAAGTGATTTGGTGATGATCCAGGGCAACCCGACAGCTCAAAGGAACTGTGGCGAAATCCAACGCCAACGCCAACACCTCATTCCAATCATTGATCGTCAGAGGGAGTTGTTTCAACAGGGCAGTGCACGGCCTCACACAGCACGTCACACGAGAGACGTCCTCCAGAACCACAACACCAATGTGCtcccctggccctccagatcACCGGACTTAAACCCGATCGAACATCTGTGGGATGCCCTGGTCAGACGGGTGCGACGCCGCAACCCCCAGCCCTAGAGGCAGAGTGATCTGCGATTGGACAACACGAGATTCTCAGACTTATTTGTTCCATGCCGAAGCGATGCCGTGAAATTCTGGATGCCCTCTGTGGTCACACTCGGTATTGACTTCAGCGCCACCAAACGTCTCCATGTGACACTCAAACTGActttcctttggtgccaaagaCGGGGGGGGGGGagactatattatatttttggaagaaCAGTCAGAGTTCTGTTACATAGAAATTTCCGTGTCTCGTTAAAGTTACTGAGTTGAGATGTTCCACAGTTATTTCTCATACATCTGGACACAATTTAAAGTAAGTTTCTTAACAGTATCTTTTTTAAAAATcctgattttgtcttttgctacttattatttttctttgtcttatttttctagatttccaaatcaattttgaaatctagaaatgtacattacactatgccattttagaaagtggtcagatgtaacatatgtcatatttgggaataAGCGACTGACCTTGTGTCCTGGCGATTAGGTTCA
The window above is part of the Haliotis asinina isolate JCU_RB_2024 chromosome 1, JCU_Hal_asi_v2, whole genome shotgun sequence genome. Proteins encoded here:
- the LOC137274481 gene encoding glutamate receptor ionotropic, kainate 1-like, producing the protein MFFQMHTFEQCLADLMEKILEKNRIDIYRRMFNFVVLCDGISNCLSLITDISSRKDKEHGQGTLLRHFSKWLFLTVEPPLLADVHADLDNIAIAVKEKNTAGSSFVKISTLLWKPNNRKWSPVGQITHNGDIHCTFDGPLFPNTAYILNGRKLKIGILEWGEFCKKSTSPVNGSIVYTQVCKDLFDSLRGCLNFTYELIEPPDKIWGELSETWSGLLGMLSRNEVDLSGIPYVISLKRSKAFAFSYILYHGECEVVHRKLSANDNHWMLLVSVFKWEVYAYGLLTMAWCIGIYTLLERYGVGDQHEEIPACPPSTSDSIFMAFRVPLRQGSMHPPQSLSGRIFHASWWLLCITIVAVYTGNLLATISVTKEEIPFNTMEELAENEDFKIILPKGSTYEDMYKDNNDSVSKKIWAKVLDTRSANIQDSLDEDLHHKMVLQSGYYAYITGSVKTDFMEKTLSNLRRMKCNIGLNYLSLPFPLNSPLAELFSDKIIRLFDNGVLEAWGRKWYGTQQKDQVPAMTKVDLCNLRSVWVLCLSGITVACTILGVERVLVYRIRKT